A portion of the Candidatus Binataceae bacterium genome contains these proteins:
- a CDS encoding argininosuccinate synthase — protein sequence MATSGISKVVLAYSGGLDTSVILRWIRDCYGCEVVAYCADVGQAEEVAGLEEKALRTGASKLYLEDLREEFARDFVFPMLRANAVYEGYYLLGTSIARPAIAKRQVEIARAEGADAVAHGATGKGNDQVRFEFAFARLAPELKVIAPWRHPQWPFRGRADMIAYAGEKKIPVPVTAERPYSMDRNLVHISYEGGILEDPWREPYDDMFRLTVAPQSAPDAPEYVEVDYLGGDPVAINGQPLDPAPLIERANAIAGRHGVGRVDLVENRYVGIKSRGVYESPGVTMLMHAHRAVEQLALDRESLHLCDSLIPRYAEMVYNGQWFAPEREALQALVDRAQQTVTGTARLKLYKGGVRIVGRKSPNSLYDPSLASFEEAGGYRQADAEGFIRLNSMRLRALARLGGRKPEGGR from the coding sequence GTGGCGACTTCCGGCATAAGCAAAGTGGTACTCGCCTACTCCGGCGGGCTCGATACTTCGGTCATCCTGCGGTGGATTCGCGACTGCTACGGATGCGAGGTGGTGGCGTACTGCGCTGACGTTGGCCAGGCCGAGGAGGTCGCTGGACTCGAAGAAAAGGCGCTCAGGACGGGCGCGAGCAAACTCTATCTCGAGGACCTGCGCGAGGAGTTCGCGCGCGACTTCGTCTTCCCGATGCTGCGCGCCAACGCGGTGTACGAGGGCTACTACCTGCTGGGCACCTCGATCGCGCGCCCGGCGATCGCCAAGCGCCAGGTCGAAATCGCGCGCGCCGAGGGGGCCGACGCGGTCGCTCACGGCGCCACCGGCAAGGGCAACGACCAGGTGCGCTTCGAGTTCGCCTTCGCGCGGCTGGCGCCCGAGCTCAAGGTGATCGCGCCCTGGCGCCATCCGCAATGGCCCTTCCGCGGCCGCGCCGACATGATCGCCTACGCCGGCGAAAAGAAAATCCCGGTGCCGGTCACCGCCGAGCGACCCTACTCGATGGACCGCAACCTCGTCCACATCAGCTACGAGGGCGGCATCCTCGAAGACCCCTGGCGCGAACCGTACGACGACATGTTCCGGCTGACCGTTGCGCCCCAGAGCGCGCCCGACGCGCCCGAGTACGTCGAGGTGGACTACCTGGGCGGCGATCCGGTCGCGATCAACGGTCAGCCGCTCGATCCCGCGCCGCTCATCGAGCGCGCCAACGCTATCGCCGGCCGCCATGGCGTCGGCCGGGTTGACCTGGTCGAGAACCGCTACGTCGGGATCAAGTCGCGCGGTGTGTATGAAAGCCCGGGGGTGACGATGCTGATGCACGCGCATCGCGCGGTCGAGCAGCTTGCGCTCGACCGCGAAAGCCTGCATCTGTGCGATTCGCTGATCCCGCGCTACGCCGAGATGGTGTACAACGGGCAATGGTTTGCGCCCGAGCGCGAGGCGCTCCAGGCGCTGGTCGATCGCGCGCAGCAGACCGTCACCGGCACCGCGCGGCTGAAGCTTTACAAGGGCGGAGTTCGGATCGTCGGGCGCAAGTCGCCCAATTCGCTCTACGACCCATCCTTGGCAAGCTTCGAGGAGGCCGGCGGCTACCGCCAGGCCGACGCCGAGGGCTTTATCCGGCTCAACTCGATGCGCCTGCGGGCGCTGGCGCGGCTGGGCGGGCGCAAGCCCGAGGGTGGACGCTGA